In Leptospira congkakensis, one DNA window encodes the following:
- a CDS encoding GyrI-like domain-containing protein, whose product MDSKIISIEKKYLVGKKIEMSLVESLTPILWKSFVPSIGSIQNRVSKEMISLSVYPIDYFQNFNPNRNFTKWAGVEVSSLTDLPEGMEVLEMAAGLYSVFLYKGLASEAGPFFQWIFREWFPKSEYELDNRPHFEVLGEKYKNEDPSSEELVYIPIKPR is encoded by the coding sequence ATGGATTCTAAAATCATCTCGATAGAGAAAAAATACTTAGTTGGTAAAAAAATAGAAATGTCTTTGGTAGAAAGTTTAACACCAATTTTATGGAAATCTTTTGTTCCTTCCATTGGTTCCATTCAAAATCGAGTTTCAAAGGAAATGATTTCTTTGTCAGTGTATCCTATCGATTATTTTCAAAATTTTAATCCAAATCGAAATTTTACCAAATGGGCAGGAGTAGAAGTTTCTTCCTTAACAGATTTGCCGGAAGGAATGGAAGTTTTGGAAATGGCAGCGGGACTTTATAGTGTATTTCTTTACAAAGGTCTTGCGAGTGAAGCGGGGCCGTTTTTCCAATGGATTTTTAGAGAATGGTTTCCTAAATCCGAATATGAATTGGACAATCGACCACATTTTGAAGTACTCGGTGAGAAATATAAAAATGAAGATCCTAGTTCAGAAGAATTGGTTTATATACCTATAAAACCGCGTTAA
- a CDS encoding DUF1554 domain-containing protein: protein MRFGLLFILVAFIHCTEPEFNNPSDFGTESYLENQTILCLTGQTSSCRTPVPVCTTCKFFSTSVTYNGNRGGILGADAKCMTDSKKPPMPVGAVYKAFLVDDVNRIACTTSNCLTGGISEHVDWVLKPDTTYVRTADNVTIATTNSLGIFSSQTSDAENPSVSTIFTGLNTSGWLTRSGNHCSRWSDGSNVSQGAIAPNSNNLYVSGGVPTCDTTSVILCVEQ from the coding sequence ATGCGTTTCGGACTTCTCTTCATACTTGTTGCTTTCATCCATTGCACAGAGCCAGAATTCAATAATCCAAGTGATTTTGGAACTGAATCTTATTTAGAAAACCAAACTATCCTATGTCTCACAGGGCAGACTTCTTCATGCAGGACGCCAGTTCCCGTTTGTACAACCTGTAAATTTTTTTCCACCAGTGTAACCTATAATGGCAATCGGGGCGGCATTCTCGGAGCCGATGCCAAATGTATGACTGATTCCAAAAAACCACCTATGCCAGTGGGTGCGGTATACAAAGCTTTCCTTGTAGATGATGTGAATCGAATTGCTTGTACAACTTCAAATTGTCTGACTGGAGGGATTTCCGAACATGTGGATTGGGTATTGAAACCGGATACTACGTATGTGCGAACAGCTGATAATGTGACCATCGCGACTACCAATAGTCTAGGAATTTTTTCAAGCCAAACAAGTGATGCAGAGAATCCTTCTGTCTCGACAATTTTTACAGGTCTTAATACTAGCGGTTGGCTCACTCGGTCTGGTAATCATTGCAGTCGTTGGAGCGATGGATCGAATGTAAGTCAAGGTGCCATTGCACCCAATAGCAACAATTTGTATGTATCGGGAGGTGTTCCAACTTGTGACACTACTTCTGTTATTCTATGTGTGGAGCAATAA
- a CDS encoding ParA family protein yields MKNKEEKIDWNQVIDSLSEKNEAFVEDKFVKPWLKTFFGYDEDAMTRQDSPKGTKKRTDILALGDNQKFSLIVEVKHHGSKDFPEFNPETGIVSDFEQLTEYLRTFYDNVNKSYIPIGIFTDGERILVVRNYYGMVFPIIYIKNLKSGKGVVYWSNEIVKTIKKKLNEPVILTTYNNKGGVGKTTVSYILANYLSKVKKKSVLALDFDPLQSDFSRLFHLDSGEFYDVIDWLEGTVDKKDKKKAMSMRDGNLVLALAKANESSNEAMKKGNLNKYSSLSGSITKINSSAKTISKLMKQGITIPQPGSTTPLLRKFDVVIIDSPPGWWYYSMLAISLSDVIIPPINFNNGSSVINLVRFTNQYFPELFKHLNPTTKEEKINFLNLRSPIFSHMIINFFDKNDKEVKEKDLDQVVAKYLEKEIKDSFIRNSLFRNERADGISGRTFDAIRLPLNRSINQLSSLALEDKDRKKVENEVLKLGEIIVSDLFPFMRG; encoded by the coding sequence GTGAAGAATAAAGAAGAAAAAATCGATTGGAATCAGGTGATAGATTCTTTATCCGAAAAGAACGAAGCATTTGTTGAAGATAAATTCGTAAAACCTTGGTTAAAAACTTTCTTTGGGTATGATGAGGATGCAATGACTCGTCAAGATTCACCAAAAGGGACGAAGAAACGTACAGATATATTAGCATTAGGTGATAATCAAAAATTTAGTTTGATTGTTGAAGTAAAACATCATGGCTCTAAAGATTTTCCCGAGTTTAATCCTGAAACTGGAATTGTTTCTGATTTTGAACAGCTAACAGAGTATTTACGCACTTTCTATGATAATGTGAATAAAAGCTACATTCCTATCGGTATTTTTACTGATGGAGAAAGAATCTTGGTCGTTCGTAATTATTATGGAATGGTTTTTCCCATCATCTATATCAAAAATTTAAAAAGTGGAAAGGGTGTAGTTTATTGGTCGAATGAAATTGTAAAAACAATCAAAAAAAAACTAAATGAACCGGTGATTCTTACCACCTATAACAATAAGGGAGGTGTTGGTAAAACCACAGTCAGTTATATACTCGCAAACTATTTATCAAAAGTAAAAAAGAAATCGGTTTTAGCACTTGATTTCGATCCATTACAATCTGATTTTTCAAGACTCTTTCATTTGGATTCTGGAGAGTTTTATGATGTGATTGATTGGTTAGAAGGAACGGTCGATAAAAAAGACAAAAAGAAAGCAATGAGTATGCGTGATGGAAATCTTGTACTAGCTTTGGCTAAGGCAAATGAAAGTTCCAATGAAGCCATGAAAAAAGGAAACCTTAATAAATACTCGAGTCTTTCTGGAAGTATTACAAAAATCAATAGCTCTGCAAAAACGATTTCTAAGTTAATGAAACAAGGAATTACAATTCCACAACCCGGATCTACGACTCCCTTGCTTCGTAAGTTTGATGTTGTGATCATTGATAGTCCGCCGGGTTGGTGGTATTATTCCATGCTTGCCATTTCTTTGAGTGATGTCATCATTCCACCGATTAACTTTAATAATGGGTCTTCTGTGATCAATTTAGTTCGATTCACAAACCAATACTTTCCTGAATTATTCAAACATTTGAATCCAACTACAAAGGAAGAAAAAATAAATTTCTTAAATTTGAGATCTCCCATTTTTTCCCATATGATCATTAACTTTTTTGATAAAAATGATAAAGAAGTTAAGGAGAAAGATTTAGATCAGGTAGTAGCAAAATACTTAGAAAAAGAAATTAAAGATTCCTTTATCAGAAATTCTTTGTTTAGAAATGAAAGGGCCGATGGAATTAGCGGTCGCACCTTCGATGCAATTCGTTTGCCTTTAAATCGTTCGATCAATCAGTTATCATCGCTTGCTCTAGAAGACAAAGACAGGAAAAAAGTTGAAAACGAAGTACTTAAACTAGGAGAGATTATTGTTTCAGATTTATTTCCGTTTATGAGAGGTTAG
- the yiaA gene encoding inner membrane protein YiaA — protein sequence MITQPQKPSAAFIGASWLSLVIGMFTFIVGIWNADMMLNEKGFYITILMYGLFSAVSLQKTVRDQLEGLFVTGIYIGLCWFSVALTLSLLFIGLWNATLALSEKGFFGISFVLSLFAAVAVQKNVRDLRMAEGNIKPELSPKDKA from the coding sequence ATGATCACTCAACCTCAAAAACCCTCTGCTGCCTTTATTGGAGCTTCCTGGCTTTCTCTCGTTATTGGTATGTTTACATTCATCGTAGGAATTTGGAACGCCGACATGATGTTAAACGAAAAAGGTTTTTATATTACGATTTTAATGTACGGATTGTTTTCTGCCGTTTCTTTACAAAAAACAGTAAGAGACCAATTGGAAGGTTTATTTGTTACCGGTATCTATATTGGATTGTGTTGGTTTTCCGTCGCTTTGACTCTCTCGCTACTTTTCATCGGACTCTGGAATGCAACTCTCGCTTTAAGTGAAAAAGGTTTTTTTGGAATTTCTTTTGTTCTCAGTTTATTTGCTGCCGTTGCTGTTCAAAAAAATGTCCGTGATTTAAGAATGGCCGAAGGGAATATCAAACCAGAACTCTCTCCAAAAGATAAAGCATAA
- a CDS encoding DUF1579 domain-containing protein — translation MTSNKFEQSLENGPHNQLQSLVGRWTGNTKTWFEKDVLADESPAEVTITSVLGGRFISLDYQSSLEGKPFVGKMVIGFDIPYQRYTSSWIDSFHMGTQIMLSSGESKANGFFMNGSYGNPEYGEKLWGWRTEIQFINDTEFSLTAFNISPEGEEAKATETFYKRVG, via the coding sequence ATGACTTCAAACAAATTCGAACAATCGCTAGAGAACGGCCCTCACAACCAATTACAAAGTCTGGTTGGTCGCTGGACTGGGAATACCAAAACTTGGTTTGAAAAAGATGTTTTAGCAGATGAGTCACCCGCTGAAGTCACTATCACTAGCGTGTTAGGTGGCCGATTCATTTCTTTAGATTACCAAAGTAGTTTGGAAGGTAAACCTTTTGTTGGAAAGATGGTCATTGGATTTGATATCCCTTACCAAAGATATACAAGTTCTTGGATCGATAGTTTTCATATGGGAACACAGATAATGTTGTCTAGTGGCGAATCAAAAGCAAATGGCTTTTTTATGAATGGTTCTTATGGTAACCCAGAGTATGGTGAAAAACTCTGGGGCTGGAGAACTGAGATTCAGTTCATCAACGATACGGAATTTTCTCTGACAGCTTTTAATATCTCTCCCGAAGGAGAAGAAGCAAAAGCTACGGAAACGTTTTATAAGAGAGTGGGATAA
- a CDS encoding SDR family NAD(P)-dependent oxidoreductase, protein MKIAIITGGSNGIGKATAQELGKRGISVILTYNSYKERAEEVVIEIEKNKGVRAVALKLDLTKKETFDTFVEEVKNKLSTIWNRTSFDYLVNNGGIGGPMLFTELTEEYFEQILNTNYKGPIFLSQKLVTLMEDNGAIVNTSSSSSSKAFVGYSIYGSLKAALSTWTRYLANELAPRKIRVNAVSPGPTHSNFGDGVFDKYPEYIKPLADQTAFGRIGLPEDIGKVIVNLLSDDFGWVTAQDIEVSGGHLL, encoded by the coding sequence ATGAAAATAGCAATCATCACTGGTGGTAGCAATGGTATCGGTAAAGCAACAGCTCAGGAGTTAGGCAAACGAGGAATCAGCGTGATCCTCACTTACAATTCGTACAAAGAACGAGCAGAAGAAGTTGTGATTGAAATTGAAAAAAATAAAGGAGTTCGTGCTGTGGCTCTGAAGTTGGATCTCACAAAAAAAGAAACTTTTGATACATTTGTCGAAGAGGTAAAAAACAAACTCTCTACAATTTGGAATCGAACTAGTTTCGACTACTTAGTGAATAACGGTGGCATTGGTGGCCCGATGTTATTTACGGAATTAACAGAAGAGTATTTTGAACAAATTCTAAATACCAACTACAAAGGTCCCATCTTCTTATCACAAAAACTTGTAACCCTTATGGAAGATAACGGAGCGATCGTCAACACATCAAGTTCCTCAAGTTCAAAAGCCTTTGTTGGTTATTCCATTTATGGATCCCTCAAAGCAGCGCTTTCCACATGGACTCGTTATCTTGCCAATGAACTAGCCCCTCGCAAAATTCGTGTTAATGCCGTATCCCCTGGCCCAACACATAGTAATTTTGGAGATGGGGTGTTTGATAAATACCCTGAATACATCAAACCTTTGGCCGATCAAACTGCCTTTGGTCGTATTGGTTTACCAGAAGATATCGGCAAGGTGATTGTGAATTTACTCTCTGATGACTTTGGGTGGGTGACTGCCCAAGACATTGAAGTATCGGGAGGACATTTGTTATAA
- a CDS encoding ASCH domain-containing protein — protein MNVILSIKPEYAWEIIRGNKKVEFRKSIFKKSIKKIYIYSSAPDQKIIGYFSLKDIDSDTPINLWKKYGKVGCINKVDFFKYYSLKEKGVSLKIDKVVKFKVPLDPYQVMENFYPPQSFQYCATDL, from the coding sequence ATGAACGTTATCTTATCAATTAAACCTGAATACGCTTGGGAAATCATTCGAGGAAATAAAAAAGTAGAATTTCGAAAATCTATTTTTAAAAAATCAATTAAGAAAATTTACATTTATTCTTCAGCTCCTGACCAAAAGATTATTGGATATTTTTCTCTTAAGGATATTGATTCCGATACTCCTATCAATCTATGGAAGAAATACGGAAAAGTCGGATGTATTAATAAAGTTGATTTTTTTAAATATTACTCTTTAAAAGAGAAAGGTGTCTCGTTAAAGATTGATAAAGTTGTTAAATTTAAGGTTCCTCTTGATCCGTATCAAGTGATGGAAAATTTTTATCCTCCTCAATCATTTCAATATTGTGCCACTGATCTTTAA